In the genome of Candidatus Pristimantibacillus lignocellulolyticus, the window TAACGACATCTAATGCATTACTAGCGATCGATAGATCTTTATAACCTAATCCTTTAACGCTAATAATAGATTGAGTTTCCATTGATATTGTAGCAATCGCATTATTCTCTTGTAATGCTACATACGCATAACTACCATCTTCAGATATCGTAATATATTCAGGCTCCAAATCATGCAATGCATCAGCTTTTGATCCTAGAGTAGTGATCATACCATTAGCGTCTGTAGCACCGCGAATGATAACATTATCATCAATTAATGATGGATTATCGAAGTATAGGTTTTTGACATTCCCAGTAGTCGTATCAATAATCGAAATGCTACCTTTTGGATCAATTCCTGCGTCACGAGGTTCACCTTCGTTAGCAGTCATTATAAATTTGCCGTCAGTAGTTCGTGTAATCATGTCTGGTTGAATACCTACCTTGTATTCGCGAAGTAATTTACCATCATAATCAAGCACTAGTACTTTCCCTGCTTTATCACTTGCTTGCTCTGCAACAGATACAACGACTTCTTTCACGACAGTATTTACATTAACACTAGTTAAATCACCATATAGAAAACCATCATGTTCAGCTAGTTGTTGAACATCAATACTCTTCTCACGAGTAAGCGACTCATCTGCAGTAAGTGAAACAATTTCGAGGCTTGGAGGATTTGTTGAGCCATTTACAAGATAGAATTTACCGTTATCTTTATTGTATTTTACAATCTCAGCTACGCCACCATCTTCATTCGTAACCCCAACTTTATATTCTGATATTTTGTTAATTTTAATGGAATCAAGCAAAGGATCACCTAGATTAGAATCTGTAGGAATCTCTGGCTTTTCTTCTTCAACAGGTGGATACGCTGGTGTCCAGGCACCATCTTTTGTACCACGTGGCGCAACTTCAGCAAGTAAACTGGAAGAAATACTACTATAGTCTACCTGAACAAAATCATTTTTGTTATTATCATTATCCTTACCTAATTTACGGATAATGGCTTTCTTTTTTGAAGTTCCTTCAAGATCTCCAGATGGATAAGCTGTTTCATATCCATCAATGTCACTACCACTATCATTACTACCTGTTCCTACTAAATCAACATAACCTGCTTGTTTGGTATCAAATGGATTAGTTTCAGTAAGCACTGTTGTATTATGAACTAATGCCACCTTTAATCCTTTATTATTAATGAAACGATCGATAGAGTGATCAGCTTTATCAGTAAGGTCTTTTACGAGCGTTTTGGCTTCAGCACCCGTTGCTTTCCCAACGATCAAGTAAGAAGAATGAGCTGGAATTATTCCTTCAAGTGGATACATTTCCCATGCGTTTGTTGCTCCAGTCGTAGCGTTCGTTCCTCGGTCCGAATATTGTAGTGACCAATCATTCAAATCTACCGCGTCATTCGTTGGATTGTAAAGTTCGATGAATCCATGAGAGAATAAGCTATCAGTCGCTGTTTTTAGACCAGCACCATATATTTGCTGAATGACAATATGCGGAACTGTGACATCATATTGACCAGCTTGGTTGTATGGTGTCCCTAATGTTGCAAGTGCTTGAGCATATGTTGTCGTTACTGCTGGTACTAAAGTAGTTGATACGATTGAAGCAATAATTAACCCACTCGTAACTTTTTTGAATCCTTGAATGATTCCCATAATTTCACTCCTAATTTTTTTATATACTTCTTGAAGTACTTCGTAGCTAACAAAAATAGCATCGGAAGCATAATCTTTATGTATGATGTGTCCTATTATATCTATCGTTTGTTAACTAATAAGCTTAATAGTATTAAGAATATGTAAAAAAAGGTTGTCCCAAAAGTAGATAAAATCTACTTTTGGGACAACCTTTAGTTGTTGAAAATGACCACTTGCTTCAACCTCATATTCGATGCCGATTAAACTACGTTAGCATTCTCATCGTTATCAAAGTCCGCTTTTTGAACTTCCTCTTTCAATGAAGGTTCAAAAAGTGGGCTTTCAGAACCAAGAAGATGAGGTGCTACTTGAGGAAGGAGGAAACGCAAGTGTACGTTATTGGTACACGCGTACCGGACTTCCCAAGTTCACCTCATATTTGATGCCGACTAAACTACGTTAGCATTCTCATCGTTATCAAATTCCGCTTTTTGAACTTCCTCTTTCAATGAAGGTTCAAAAATTGGTCTTTCAGAACCAAGAAGATGAAGTGCTACTTGAGGAAGGAGGAAACGCAAGTGTACGTTGTTGGTACACGCGTACCGGACTTCCCAAGTTCACCTCATATTCGATGCCGACTAAACTACGTTAGCATTCTCATCGTTATCAAAGTCCGCTTTTTGAACTACCTCTTTCAATGAAGGTTCAAAAAGTGGGCTTTCAGAACCAAGAAGATGAGGTGCTACTTGAGGAAGGAGGAAACGCAAGTGTACGTTATTGGTACACGCGTACCGGACTTCCCAAGTTCACCTCATATTCGATGCCGATCAAACTACGTTAGCATTCTCATCGTTATCAAAGTCCGCTTTTTGAACTTCCTCTACTAGGAGTATTTACGTTTCAGCCATTCATCAGCTAGTTCAACCCAACTCGCCGCAGCACGATTAATTTGAGATTCATTGTTAGAAGTTGTTCGATCAGCTAATGATAGACCATGACCACCTTGTTCAAATACATGAAGTTCATACGGAATACGATGTTTCACTAATCCCATCGCAAATTGCAATGAATTCGCAGATAGAACGAGATCATCTTCCGAAGTATGCCATAAAAAGGTTGGCGGAGTATGTGAACCGACAAACCTTGATGGACTGAAGCTTTCAAGTAATTCAAAAGACTGTTCTGATGTACCAAGAACAGCTGAGTTCATAAGTCCAAGCATATCTTTATACTTCACAGCTTCCTCTTCATTCATTAATTCCATAGAAATGACACTATCAAGTAATGCATAACCAAGAATTAACGCGTTCGGTTTAATGTATTCAGCGGATACTCCAATATGTTCACTTACGTATGGTTTGTCCCAATGTACGCCAATACTTCCTGCCAGATGTCCACCTGCGGAGAACCCAGCAACAGCTATTTGATCAACATGAACATTCCATTTCTCTGCATTATCACGAACCACCGCAATAGCCTTAGCCACATCATATAGTGGTTGAGGGAATTTCACGAGTGCATTCGGATTTTGTTGATTCTGAGGTTGAATTGGAGCTTGTCCATAATAAGTATTGTAATGTAACACAAATGTTATATATCCTAATGAAGCAAATCTTAACGCTACAGGCTCAGCTTCACGATCAGAAGTGTATAGATAGGCACCACCTGGGCAAATGATAATGGCGGGTCTTGGTTGACTAGCTTGATCACTGGCTACTTGATATGGAACATAAGACGTAAGTGTAACATGCTCTTGATCATCCCATAATTGGATAGTTTCAATATACATACTTGCCCCTCCTATAACTTTTCGTGACATTCTGTAACACTTCTTAGTTAACAAAAAGTCGCTTCGGAAGCATTAGTTAAACTTTCTGTGTGTCCTTAATTGCTTTTAAGTAAACAAAAAGCCTCTTCGAAAGTATTAATAACAATCTATTCGTCACCAAAATTAACGTTATGATACACTTGTTGAACATCATCAAGATCTTCTAGCGCATCAATTAATTTCTCAAATTGAACTTGAGCATCTTCTGCTAGTTCAACTTCATTAGCAGCTAACATCATAATCTCAGCTACGTTAAATTCATTAATTCCTGCAGCTTTAAATGCATCTTGAACAGCTTGGAATTGATCTGGTTCTGCATATACTACTACATTATCCTCTTCAGCAATAATATCATTCACATCAACATCAGCTTCAATCAGTAACTCCATTACTTCGTCTTCTGATTTCCCTGATACACCAATAACTGCCGTAGAATTGAACATATAGGCTACTGAACCACTTACACCCATACTACCGCCATTTTTATTAAATGCAGAACGAACTTCAGGTGCAGTACGGTTTACATTATTAGTTAACGCATCAACGATGACCATAGTACCATTAGGACCAAAGCCTTCATAACGTAATTCAAAGAATACTTCATCTGAACTACCTTTTGCTTTATCTAATGCACGATCAATAATTGCTTTTGGTACATTATATGTTTTCGCACGTTCAAGCACGACTTTAAGTGCACGGTTAGCTTCAGGATCTGGCTCGCCTTTTTTCGCTGCTACATAGATCTCAATTCCGAACTTAGCATACACTTTACTAGTGTTTGCATCTTTTGAAGCTTTCTTATCTTTAATATTATTCCATTTGCGGCCCATGGTTCTCCCACTTTCTACTTAATATTCTTTACTATTATAACTGATATCAATAGTAAAATAACAGTCTATCTCTAATGTAAAGCATAAATTATTGAATTATTATTTGTACTTTGTGTCTATTAGATTAATTCGTCAAATTTTTTAGGCATTCATCAGTGTGTATTGTATTTTACTGTTGCGTTAATTTGAGGAGTAGTTTATCGCTATTTTACAATTTTCTTTTAATTTATTTAGTTTACATAATTATATTTACGTTTTATAATTATGGCTTGACACTTAATTTACAATTTATCTCCGTCATTTCATAAAAAAAATCCAATGACCTCGTTCGAAGTCATTGGATTTACGTTTGATCCAAAATATAAATAATATGACACTCTAAAAAAGTAAATAAGTATCCCAAATTGTACTCCTCTTACTTTCATAAATTATACCTACAGCGGTTTTAACTATTCCTATCTTGACTCCTTATAGCATTTAATAATATCGATTGTAATTATTTCAGATATGATCAATTTATCTAATATTGATCATGATTTGATGAACTTAGATTTCCACATTCGATATAGTCCAATACTAAAATGCTAAAAGCAATAACTTCTATAATTCTAGGAAGAAGAGCAAACCAAAGCAGTTTTTTAGTATCTTGCCCGCCCGATAGCTAACAAATCGATATGTAAAATCTGAAAATTCAAGAATTATCTATTTCAACATACGTTTAAGAATATATGTACTTTTGCTTTCTTTGACTACCAATTCCCATCCTTGATCTCCAAGAATATTTAAAACTCTTATGAGGGGGATATCATTGTATTTTGGAAAATGCTCCTTTTCATCCAAAATGTATCTAACACCGTATAGATCATCCTGCTTTCTCAGGACAGTATATTCAAACTTCATGACAATCACCTCTTATTCTTTTCCTTATATATACTACCATAAGTTGGATACATTGTAAGTTTAGATTACAATGGCCGTAAATAGAGAAAAGACAATCTTGATGAGATTAAACTCTCGTGTCCTGTTAGTTTAATAAGTTTGTTGTCTGTTTCTACACCTCAGACCGTTAAATCATTTTCTGATTTTATAGTAATAGCTTCTTGTAAAAGTCTTTGGAGAACAGCAGCAAAAACGGCGATCACCATAGAGGCTAAAATAATACTTAATCCCATTGGTATGAAACTTGGTGGGTCAACCCTCTTCCCCATGAGATAGTAGAATGGCATACCCAGCAGGTACAAGGTACTGATTGTGATGGCACAGTATTTTATCTTCTTTAAAGTTTTTACCGACAATTCCGAGAACGCTTGATTCTTATCGATATAGCTTAAAAGTTTAAAAGCTTGATACAGAGCAATGTAAAAAGGAATCGCCGCTGCGTACATATCGATTAAAACGAGAGCTTTCATATAAGTTTTATCTGGATACAAATCTCCAGCAAAATTCCCAATCTTAGGTACTAAAAATATGCATATCTTCATAACAAAGAATTGCTCCTACATTCAATTGGTAAATTTATTACTTATTCAACAAAACTGCCTTTTGGTTTAATGAAAAAGAGGAGCTCTATGGTGCAAGCCCCTCCACTACTGTTCCCCGTTATTTCTATAACCGCTATTTATTTCTTTTTAATTGGGATCCATATTTCGCTCTTAAATTGCGGTGTTGTTACATCTTTGTGCTCATTCCAGAGCATTTCAGGTCCTTCGCTTAGCTCATATTCCGAAGACGGAAACCATTCGGCATAAATGCGTCCCCAAATCTCTTGAAGTGCACTTGGAAAAGGGCCTACTGCCGTGAATACAGCCCATGTAGAGGCTGACACCTCCAACTGAGCGAAGCCATCTTGTGATTCATTCGTTGTGGCCGCCCCGATGTAATGATCCAGCTCTCCTTCCTCCTCCATTCGACTTTCACTGAAATTTGTGGATGCACTGATTAGTCCTGAAGGTTGAACATTCGAAAAGCTTTTGATCTTATCAATCATATCTGGTGTAAGTCCCGCAAACATCGATGCAATCTCTGGATTCACCCCCTGAAATACTAGTGATACTCTTTTTTTGATCCCCACTATGCGAAAAGCCTCTTTGTCTTCAATTCGGTAGTTCATTTCACTTCCTCCTTTGATAGTTAGTTGAAATGTCATCCGCGGGAAGGCTTTAAGGGAATGTCCATGGCTCCGGGCTTCCGAGGGAGTAATACCATGTATGCTTTGGAATGCCCTCGTAAAGGAATCCGGCGAGGTATATCCATATTTCATCGCAACATCGATGATCTTAATATCACTATGGCTTAACTCGAGTGCTGCCAAAGTTAGACGCCTCCTGCGGATGTATTCCGATAGAGGAATTCCTGCAAGGAATGAGAACATCCGTGTTAGATGATATTCCGAACAGCAGGCAATTTTCGCCGCCTCCTGATAGTCCACACGATTAGTAAGGTTCTCCTCAATATAACTTAAAGATTTGTTCAGTAATGCCAGCATATCCATAATTATCGCCTCCCCTCGTTACTCAAAGCATAACAAAGAAGGTAATTTCCTTCCCGACATTTAGTGCACAATTCTGCAGGATCTATTATATTGTCGAAGGTCATCCCTTCAATTTTGCGTCAATATACCCTGTGTCAGACAGTTATAACATGATTAATTCATGTTATAACTGTTATTTATTAAATCATTGAAGGTAGGTTTATCTCTAATTTACAATTTAATTTAGTACAGATTTTTAAGTATGTCCACAAGATAACTTGTCCTTGACTCCTCAATATTATAAATCGTTCCTGAATCGGGAAGTTTCATTAAAGTGCTATTACTTGATTGGTCACCTAACCAGAGATAGTATAGTTGCTTACCCAAAGTGAACTGATATTCAGGTGGAGGCATATCTACTTTCCCTGTTTGTTTTTCAGCAAATCTTGCTGCATAAGTAAATTGTTTAATAGCTTCCTTATCCTTAATAATACGTTCTGAATTGGGTAGAACTTCATAAAACATTACCATTTTGTTTACTACTACCTGTGATTCTGTTACTCGTAGTAAGAAATAACAAACTATAGCCATGATTACCAAAGCAGTAATTAGCCCTATTCGAATATATTTTACGTTTGCTTTCATGGTATCACACTTTCTAGAAGAAATTTATGCCACTCTTTACTTCAAACTTGAAATGTACAAATTTCGTAAAGTTAAGATTCTTATAATTCAGATACTTAACTTTAGTTAACATAATAATTATTTTGTTTTAATTCTTTCACTGCTTATTGCACATATTATCATTAACGCTATGCCGTTGGATATTGTTTCTAATTTATACCAAATAATTAATTCCACCTTTTATTTTGTGCTTACTTAGAATATATTTAATTTCAACTTATTTAATTAAAACTCTATTTGCTCTTCTTCGGAATCAATTTCTTACTCTATATTTGAATGATGGGTTTTTAACGATTAATAATATGAACGTTATTGAAATCTACATTACTCCCAGCATATTGTTCATTATTACACTCTAAAATCACTTCAACTTTATATGTACCATCCTGAACAAATTGAATCGACTGATCTTCCATCTTGATCGTTAGGATTTCATCTTTTTCCTCAATATTATCGAATAAGGCGTATATTATTGCCTTATCTTCCGTCGTTAATTGCCCATATATTTTCACTTCAGCAATCCTTTGAATTTCATTGTCTCGGCTGTTTGGAACCATATATTGCTGCATAAATTGCTTTGCTTTTTCATCATTCATTTGCTGAAGAAAAAATTGGAAGGGTACTCCTTGGAATGAGGGTAAATATGCGTTATGCCAAGGCATTGTTCTAGTCAGAAGATTGAAGAACCAGCGAAATTTCAGAGGCTCTGGAGGTGAGATATCTACTTTCTGAGCGATTAGTTTACTATAGGTAGCTTGAATGTCATCGACTTCTATTGCAAATCCAATTAAGCCTCGATGGCCATTATTATATTTTGTAGTCCAATCTTGAATCCATCCACCTCCATCTTTCCGCTTAATACGTACAAATTCAAAATACTCATCCCCAATCCATATATTTGATACTTTGAATCCCTTTGTCCCCTTCCCCCATTTTGGGTTATATGGTAATCCTATCGAGTGGAAAGAACTAATTATTTCTTTATCTTCTTGAATGGTTCGATCGACATTGACTACCAGATGATCGATTTTCAAAACATTAACCCCCTCATAAAATATACAAATATTACTATTATTTTACTCTAAATTGGGCGACACCACTATGAATTTAATTAACAAATTTATAGTAAGGAATTTTCGCATATTTCAATCTTTTAGAATCTAGTTAACATAATTATTATTCCGTATTATTATTAGTTCATTACAAACACAAAAAAACAGCATGCCATTCATTGGCATGCTGTTTTTTTGTGTTATTTTAGAATACTTTCGTAGTCCAATCTTCACAATTCCACGTTTCTGTAACGACATCTCGATAGAATTCAGGCTCATGCGAGATAAGCAAAATACTTCCCTTATAAGCTTTAAGTGCACGTTTTAATTCATCTTTCGCATCAACGTCCAAGTGATTCGTAGGCTCATCGAGTACAAGCAAGTTCGTTTCATTATTAATTATTTTACATAGACGAACTTTAGCTTTCTCTCCCCCACTTAGTACTACGATTTTACTTTCAATATGTTTAGTCGTTAGACCACATTTTGCAAGCGCAGCACGAACTTCAAACTGAGAATACGAAGGGAATTCACTCCATACTTCTTCAATACAAGTATTATTATTGGCGTCTTTCGCTTCTTGTTCGAAATAGCCAATTTGTTGAAACTCTCCGCGTTCTACTTCCCCTGATACTGCAGGAATTAGACCAAGAATACTTTTAAGCAATGTGGATTTACCAATACCATTAGCACCAACTAAAGCTATCTTCTGTCCACGCTCCATACGCAGATCAAGCGGACGAGATAGTGGCTCACCATAACCGATAACTAATTGTCTAGCTTCAAAGATTAACTTACCAGAAGTACGTCCTTCTTTGAAGTTAAACTGCGGTTTCGGTTTTTCTTTCGCAAGTTCGATAACATCCATCTTATCGAGCTTTTTCTGACGAGACATCGCCATATTACGTGTAGCTACACTTGCTTTATTACGAGCAACAAAGTCTTTCAACTCAGAAATCTCTTGTTGTTGACGTTTGTAAGCAGACTCAAGTTGTTGTTTACGCATCTCATACACTTCAAGGAAATGATCATGATCACCTACATAACGATCTAACTTTTGATTTTCCATATGGTAGATCAAGTTTATTACACTATTAAGGAACGGCAGATCATGCGAGATAAGAATAAATGCATTCTCATACTCTTGAAGATAACGTTTCAACCATTCAATATGTTGCTCATCCAAATAGTTCGTAGGCTCATCTAGTAGTAAAACATCTGGTTTTTCCAAAAGTAGTTTCGCTAGTAATACTTTCGTACGTTGTCCACCACTTAGATCATTAACATCTTTATCTAGACCAACATCTGTTAACCCTAGACCACGAGCGATTTCATCTACTTTTGCATCAATTAGATAGAAATCTTGATTCGTTAATGTATCCTGAATATTACCTACTTCTTCAAGTAGCTTTTCTAGCTCTTCAGGCGTTACATCACCCATCTTCATGTACATATCGTTCATTTCCTGCTCCATATCGAGCAAGTATTGGAACGCGCCTTTTAATACGTCACGCATCGTCATTCCTTTTGAAAGAACGGCATGTTGATCCAAATAACCAACGCGCATACGTCGCGACCATTCTACTTTACCATCATCAGGCTGAAGTTTTCCTGTAATGATGTTCATAAATGTAGATTTACCTTCACCATTCGCGCCAATTAGACCAATATGTTCTCCTTTAAGTAATCGGAATGAAACATCACTGAAAATAGCACGATCACCAAAACCATGACTTAGACGTTCAACATTTAATATACTCATTTAGCACCCTATCCTTTGTTCGTATCTCGATATATTATAAGCGTAATCAGTGGTCAGACTCAACTGTTAATTGAATTTTTCCCAAATCAATTCTGCTAATCTTTCACTAAATTTGTCGATAAGTATATGCAATACGCCATCCACAAACCGACAAACATTGTTCTTAACCTTTGTTAGTATAGAAACTAATCTGGTTAATTAACTTTTGAGGTGACTATACTATGGAATTAAATTTGATCATGAATGAACATTTTCAAAATGAAACAATTTGCTTCGACGGCTTTGCATTCAAGAACTGTATTTTTACCGATTGTGTAATTCTCATCACTTGTATGGATTTCGAATTCAGAAATTGTACGTTCTTCGGTTCGACATTACACATTGAACCATCATTGCCGATATTTGAAATCTCTCATCAACTCTCACAATCTCTCTATGACGATTCAACGCACTGCTATCGTGATGATTATCAATATCCTCAGACTGCATTGCCATTACCAACACGTTAATAAAGCTTAGATTCAGTATGGTGGACAGTTTGCAAAATAATAATTGTACTTAGTGTAAATGATTCATCACACCATCGACGAATATGAAAAGAGCAGTTACGTTGCAATCTACGATTGCGGAACGTAACTGCTCTTTCTATATATTATATAGATGAACTATTCAACTTGATGAATTTTGATAAGGTTAGTAGCACCTGCACGTCCAGTAGGAATACCCGCAGAGATAACTACGAAGTCACCAGCTTCAACAAGGCTTGTACGAAGACTGTTACGAATAGCAGAACTGAACATATCGTCTGTTGTCGTTACATATTCACCTTTTACTGGTACAACACCGCGAACAAGTGTAAGTTTTCTTAAAGTCTTTTCATTCGGTGTAATCGCAATGATCGGAGCTTTTGGACGATATTTAGATACCATACGAGCAGTAAAACCACTTTCAGTAGGTGTAAGAATTGCTTTTGCATTGATTTGCAATGAGCTATTTACTACTGCTTGAGAAATAACTTCAGTTACAGAAGTTGATTCAACGTTCATTTTCTTCGCGTAATCATCATTATAATCAACAGTAGACTCAGCACGTTCAGCGATCATCGTCATCATCTTCACTGATTCTAGTGGGTACTTACCTGCAGCAGACTCACCAGATAACATAATAGCATCTGCGCCTTGAAGTACTGCGTTAGCAACGTCACTAACTTCTGCACGAGTTGGACGAGGATTCACTTGCATTGAATCCAACATTTGAGTCGCAACAATAACTGGTTTACCAGCTTTATTACATTTATCAATCATCTGCTTTTGAATCATTGGAACATCTTCAGCAGGAATTTCTACACCAAGGTCACCACGAGCAACCATAATACCATCAGAAGCTTCGATAATCGCATC includes:
- a CDS encoding alpha/beta hydrolase, yielding MYIETIQLWDDQEHVTLTSYVPYQVASDQASQPRPAIIICPGGAYLYTSDREAEPVALRFASLGYITFVLHYNTYYGQAPIQPQNQQNPNALVKFPQPLYDVAKAIAVVRDNAEKWNVHVDQIAVAGFSAGGHLAGSIGVHWDKPYVSEHIGVSAEYIKPNALILGYALLDSVISMELMNEEEAVKYKDMLGLMNSAVLGTSEQSFELLESFSPSRFVGSHTPPTFLWHTSEDDLVLSANSLQFAMGLVKHRIPYELHVFEQGGHGLSLADRTTSNNESQINRAAASWVELADEWLKRKYS
- a CDS encoding YebC/PmpR family DNA-binding transcriptional regulator, whose amino-acid sequence is MGRKWNNIKDKKASKDANTSKVYAKFGIEIYVAAKKGEPDPEANRALKVVLERAKTYNVPKAIIDRALDKAKGSSDEVFFELRYEGFGPNGTMVIVDALTNNVNRTAPEVRSAFNKNGGSMGVSGSVAYMFNSTAVIGVSGKSEDEVMELLIEADVDVNDIIAEEDNVVVYAEPDQFQAVQDAFKAAGINEFNVAEIMMLAANEVELAEDAQVQFEKLIDALEDLDDVQQVYHNVNFGDE
- a CDS encoding DUF2975 domain-containing protein, encoding MKICIFLVPKIGNFAGDLYPDKTYMKALVLIDMYAAAIPFYIALYQAFKLLSYIDKNQAFSELSVKTLKKIKYCAITISTLYLLGMPFYYLMGKRVDPPSFIPMGLSIILASMVIAVFAAVLQRLLQEAITIKSENDLTV
- a CDS encoding GyrI-like domain-containing protein, coding for MDMLALLNKSLSYIEENLTNRVDYQEAAKIACCSEYHLTRMFSFLAGIPLSEYIRRRRLTLAALELSHSDIKIIDVAMKYGYTSPDSFTRAFQSIHGITPSEARSHGHSLKAFPRMTFQLTIKGGSEMNYRIEDKEAFRIVGIKKRVSLVFQGVNPEIASMFAGLTPDMIDKIKSFSNVQPSGLISASTNFSESRMEEEGELDHYIGAATTNESQDGFAQLEVSASTWAVFTAVGPFPSALQEIWGRIYAEWFPSSEYELSEGPEMLWNEHKDVTTPQFKSEIWIPIKKK
- a CDS encoding VOC family protein, translating into MKIDHLVVNVDRTIQEDKEIISSFHSIGLPYNPKWGKGTKGFKVSNIWIGDEYFEFVRIKRKDGGGWIQDWTTKYNNGHRGLIGFAIEVDDIQATYSKLIAQKVDISPPEPLKFRWFFNLLTRTMPWHNAYLPSFQGVPFQFFLQQMNDEKAKQFMQQYMVPNSRDNEIQRIAEVKIYGQLTTEDKAIIYALFDNIEEKDEILTIKMEDQSIQFVQDGTYKVEVILECNNEQYAGSNVDFNNVHIINR
- a CDS encoding ATP-binding cassette domain-containing protein translates to MSILNVERLSHGFGDRAIFSDVSFRLLKGEHIGLIGANGEGKSTFMNIITGKLQPDDGKVEWSRRMRVGYLDQHAVLSKGMTMRDVLKGAFQYLLDMEQEMNDMYMKMGDVTPEELEKLLEEVGNIQDTLTNQDFYLIDAKVDEIARGLGLTDVGLDKDVNDLSGGQRTKVLLAKLLLEKPDVLLLDEPTNYLDEQHIEWLKRYLQEYENAFILISHDLPFLNSVINLIYHMENQKLDRYVGDHDHFLEVYEMRKQQLESAYKRQQQEISELKDFVARNKASVATRNMAMSRQKKLDKMDVIELAKEKPKPQFNFKEGRTSGKLIFEARQLVIGYGEPLSRPLDLRMERGQKIALVGANGIGKSTLLKSILGLIPAVSGEVERGEFQQIGYFEQEAKDANNNTCIEEVWSEFPSYSQFEVRAALAKCGLTTKHIESKIVVLSGGEKAKVRLCKIINNETNLLVLDEPTNHLDVDAKDELKRALKAYKGSILLISHEPEFYRDVVTETWNCEDWTTKVF
- the pyk gene encoding pyruvate kinase; protein product: MSHTKIVCTMGPSSNSISILKEMMIAGMNVARLNMAHGELADHSARIQLVREAANAAGKIIATMMDIKGPEIRIATLEESSYELVAGEIFTLTTEPIVGNGTRVSVNYPDMTSVIKPGDVILIDDGLIELHVKDVEGSNMHCEVMNGGTLKPRKGVNLPGISTTLPGVTERDIMHIDFGIKEGIDMIAMSFVRKAEDVLEVRQILEDNNASHIQIISKIENQEGVDNLDAIIEASDGIMVARGDLGVEIPAEDVPMIQKQMIDKCNKAGKPVIVATQMLDSMQVNPRPTRAEVSDVANAVLQGADAIMLSGESAAGKYPLESVKMMTMIAERAESTVDYNDDYAKKMNVESTSVTEVISQAVVNSSLQINAKAILTPTESGFTARMVSKYRPKAPIIAITPNEKTLRKLTLVRGVVPVKGEYVTTTDDMFSSAIRNSLRTSLVEAGDFVVISAGIPTGRAGATNLIKIHQVE